A DNA window from Trichomycterus rosablanca isolate fTriRos1 chromosome 9, fTriRos1.hap1, whole genome shotgun sequence contains the following coding sequences:
- the adgrf3b gene encoding adhesion G-protein coupled receptor F3: MKTAQQKSMLVCGVLFLLCQVAHVGAMDTYIGEVMIEGNATMDISGFVSEFISLATGTATIVDAELIGACEIVGDEVTCWCENENIWSDLVCDTVSTCCNVQKCVANVSDFTPMCVPKANVTINGIIMMSSIVNVQTKATGQTFSVTLNATFMTNKVQGILDRLKTAFLQITEINATSTGMVKIEVPPGKVCYNSQYMLNCSMVEVQETCTWLIAYPGQYPRTIGLGTEVEQQPCSNTSAVSLLNITGIWSGTYTCLLTNGTVSHSASADVIVALLPEIVNLTSQPPTIDCSVNPSASIVLTCAIYPSTETYIVTINDQPTTVAVNSTVVNYTFTTTINCLTEAAVSIPALCKIGNSLNQVKAANISIPIIHPGDLFCDVNGTWPKTKAGEKAVVPCDITGRIGTMERVCNGSTWLEPDILCTKAMLNVLLSSSSDFEKGVGATQEGACSIFESLKNNTASQNTYGDVTATVNVLLSMSRASGKVVLYESLLPNFIESASNVLNITWKSGDPKRDINMATSYLTSVEDLVKNIQLNNSDGHNSSNIQLQVCRKTSVCNKTVFNVEMELNSTSSMVKTMGIQNMATRLPKGVYEHATFPSIVVTAVVENDTNPVNIRMAYPLMPNDTLEGNTEPTCIFWNVTEKRWSTDGCVLVKSSDNMSYCECDHLTSFSQLLSKTPVHLPFIDQITYIGLGVSICSLIVFILIEFLVWKTVVKSNLSFCRHISLVNIAVCLLLADCSFVASSFPNILNDTLCLVLVFAKHFFFLAMFFWMLCLSIMLVRQLIFVFSTLSKKIFIVVAIIIGYICPTIIVVATYCSYLKTTDVKYHSRATCWLTYVSPMKGSIYAFLIPIFIIVFINIISIVVVISTLLKPSETDNSKKYDKEAAKSILKVIVFLTPVFGGTWILGLFIFLMDDNMAIKILIHYSFTIFNSLQGFFILLTGCFGEKRVRDEIVRLVNPSKAKSESKTTLTSNAK, translated from the exons ATGAAGACAGCACAACAAAAAAGCATGCTGGTCTGTGGCGTGCTCTTCTTACTGTGCCAG GTGGCACATGTTG GGGCTATGGACACGTATATTGGGGAAGTGATGATTGAAGGAAATGCAACCATGGACATATCTGGATTTGTGTCTGAATTCATAAGCCTCGCCACAGGCACTGCAACCATTGTGGATGCTGAGCTAATAGGCG CCTGTGAAATCGTTGGCGACGAGGTAACGTGTTGGTGTGAGAATGAAAACATCTGGAGTGACCTGGTGTGTGATACTGTAAGCACCTGCTGCAATGTCCAGAAGTGTGTGGCAAATGTTTCTGATTTCACACCAATGTGTGTTCCTAAAGCAAATG TCACCATCAATGGAATCATCATGATGTCATCGATCGTCAACGTTCAGACCAAG gccac TGGTCAGACCTTTTCAGTGACTCTCAATGCCACATTTATGACCAACAAAGTTCAAGGCATTCTTGACAGGCTGAAGACTGCTTTTTTACAAATTACAGAAATTAATGCCACGTCAACAG GAATGGTGAAAATCGAAGTGCCTCCTGGGAAAGTCTGCTACAattcacagtacatgttgaactGCAGCATGGTGGAGGTACAGGAGACCTGCACGTGGCTGATTGCCTACCCTGGCCAGTATCCACGAACAATCGGACTTGGGACTGAAGTTGAACAGCAACCCTGTTCGAATACATCAGCAGTCAGCCTTCTGAACATAACAGGGATTTGGTCAG GAACATATACCTGCCTACTTACCAATGGAACCGTGTCCCATTCAGCTTCTGCGGACGTAATTGTTGCTCTCTTGCCAGAAATCGTTAATCTGACAAGTCAGCCACCAACTATAGATTGTTCTGTGAATCCATCTGCTTCCATTGTTTTAACATGTGCCATCTATCCAAGCACAGAGACGTACATCGTTACAATAAATGACCAACCAACAACTGTTGCAG TGAACAGCACTGTAGTCAACTACACCTTCACTACTACGATCAACTGTCTAACAGAAGCAGCAGTGTCAATCCCGGCTCTTTGTAAAATTGGAAACAGTCTGAACCAGGTCAAAGCTGCCAATATAAGTATACCAATAATACACC CTGGTGACCTTTTCTGTGATGTAAATGGCACATGGCCCAAAACCAAGGCTGGGGAAAAAGCAGTAGTTCCCTGTGATATAACAGGGAGAATAGGAACAATGGAACGAGTTTGCAATGGATCAACATGGCTAGAACCAGATATTCTTTGCACTAAAGCAATGCTGAATGTTTTGTTGTCTTCATCATCA gatttTGAGAAAGGAGTTGGGGCCACACAAGAAGGTGCATGTAGCATTTTTGAGTCTCTGAAGAATAACACTGCATCTCAGAACACCTATGGTGATGTAACAGCCACAGTTAATGTTCTCCTATCAATGAGCCGTGCATCTGGCAAAGTCGTGCTGTATGAATCACTACTGCCA AATTTCATCGAGTCTGCAAGCAACGTGTTGAACATAACCTGGAAGTCAGGAGATCCAAAGCGTGACATAAACATGGCTACATCATATCTGACGTCTGTGGAGGACCTGGTTAAAAACATTCAGCTAAATAACAGTGATGGCCACAATTCCTCAAACATCCAACTTCAAGTCTGCCGTAAAACTTCAGTCTGCAATAAGACTGTTTTTAATGTGGAGATGGAGCTGAACTCAACTTCATCGATGGTAAAAACAATGGGAATACAGAACATGGCAACAAGGCTTCCGAAAGGAGTTTATGAACACGCAACATTTCCATCCATAGTTGTCACCGCTGTGGTTGAGAATGACACCAACCCTGTAAACATCAGAATGGCTTATCCACTGATGCCAAATGACACACTCGAAGGCAACACTGAACCGACCTGTATATTCTGGAATGTCACTGAAAAACGGTGGTCaactgatggctgtgtcctagTAAAGAGTTCTGACAACATGAGCTATTGTGAGTGTGATCACCTGACCTCTTTCTCACAGTTGCTTTCCAAGACTCCAGTTCACCTGCCTTTCATTGACCAGATTACTTACATTGGGCTGGGAGTCTCCATCTGCTCTCTGATAGTCTTCATCCTCATCGAGTTTCTGGTCTGGAAGACTGTCGTCAAGTCCAACCTCTCATTCTGCCGTCACATCTCCCTGGTTAACATTGCCGTGTGTCTTCTGCTGGCCGACTGCAGTTTTGTTGCCTCGTCCTTCCCCAACATCCTCAATGACACTTTGTGCCTGGTGCTGGTGTTCGCAAAGCATTTCTTCTTCCTGGCCATGTTCTTCTGGATGCTTTGCTTGAGCATCATGTTGGTCCGACAGCTCATTTTTGTCTTCTCTACACTGAGTAAAAAGATCTTCATTGTTGTCGCCATCATTATTGGGTACATTTGTCCAACAATAATAGTGGTAGCAACCTACTGCTCCTACCTCAAGACCACTGATGTGAAATACCACAGCCGAGCTACCTGCTGGCTGACATACGTATCACCAATGAAAGGGTCCATCTATGCTTTCCTCATCCCGATCTTTATCATTGTGTTTATTAATATCATCTCAATTGTGGTGGTCATTTCAACTCTCCTGAAACCCTCTGAAACTGATAATAGCAAAAAGTATGACAAAGAGGCAGCTAAGAGTATCCTCAAAGTCATTGTTTTCCTAACCCCAGTCTTTGGTGGCACGTGGATTTTGGGTCTCTTTATCTTCCTGATGGACGATAACATGGCTATCAAAATCTTAATCCATTACTCCTTCACCATTTTTAACTCCTTACAG GGATTCTTCATTTTGCTGACAGGGTGCTTTGGAGAAAAAcga GTACGAGATGAAATTGTGAGACTTGTTAATCCTTCG AAGGCAAAAAGTGAAAGCAAGACGACACTGACATCTAATGCAAAGTAA